CGGAACTCCTCCGGGACGAGCGCGGCGAGTTCGTCGTTCGCGGCGACCGGCGCGACGGTGGTGTCCTCGTCGGAGTCCGAGGAGGAGCACGCGGCCAGGCTCAGTACGGTGAGAGCGGCGAGGGCACCGGCGGCGAAGGGGCGGAAGCGGGTCATAGGGAGGGGTTCCTTGTTTGTCGGTCGGGCCGAACCGGTCAGGCCGGCTCGGAGTTCAGGACGAGGTCGCGGATGGAGACCTGGGCGCGGTAGTCGCGGTGCAGGTCCACCTCGGAGGGAAGCAGTGCGCTCGAACCGGTTTCGAGTACGTCCACCGCGGCGCGGCCGAAGGCCGGGGCGAGTTTGAATCCGTGCCCGGAGAATCCGGCCAGCACCACGATGCGGGCGCTCGGGTCGACGGGGCCGACGGCAGCGTGCCCGTCGGGGGAGAAGGACTCGGGGAAGATGCCGGCCTCGACCGGTCCCGGTTCCACACCGGGGAGCAGCTTCTCGACGAGTTCGATGGAGACGCGCTGCCATTCGTGCCGCACGTGCCGATCCAGCTCGGCGACGTCGTCGATCCCGCGGGCGTAGTCGAAGTGCGGTGCCAGCTTGATGCGGCTGCCGTCCAGAGCCGACATGAGCCCGTAGGAGAGGTCGGGACCGCTGCGGCGCAGCGTGATCGGGAACCGCTCGGGGCGCAGCAGCTGGCGGTTGTTCACCAGGTGCCAGGTGTGGAAGATGGCGCGGGTCTCCAGCGGCAGGTCCGGGAGCAGGTTCTGCGCCCAGGGGCCACCGGCGATCACGACGTGGTCGAAGGTCTCGCTGCCGTTCTCGGAGACGATGCGGGCGCCGGTCGCGGTGTCCTCGACCGCGAGGACGGTCTCGTTCAGGCGCAGCGTCGCACCGAGACGGCGGGCCTCGGCGGTCGCGGCGGCCACCGCGACGTTCGAGCGCAGCACACCGGCTTCGGGGTCGAACAGGGCGAGTTCGCCGGGGAGCAGCCGGTGCTGCGGGTAGCGGGCGGCGAGGGCCTCGGCGTCGAGGATCTCGTAGGGCAGGCCGCGGTCCTGGGCGTCGGCGAGTCCGCCGGACAGGACGGGATGGTTCGCGGGGCCGATGGACAGGCCACCCGTGCGGAACAGGATGTCCTCGCCCGTGGCGTACTCGAGTTCGCGCCACATGCGCCACGCCTCGTCGACGAGGGGCCCGTAGGTGGCGCCCTCGGCGTAGACGCGGCGGAACATCCGGGTGCCGCCGGCCGCGGCGCCCTCGTTGTGGCCGGGCCAGAACGACTCGAACACCGTGACGTCGAAGCCGCGGGCGGCGGCCTGCCAGGCCGTCATCGATCCGATCGTGCCGAGACCGACGATGCCCACGCGGGGACGTGCCGTGGTGGTCATGAGATGTCCTTTCGGGATGTGTCCGAGCCGGCCGCGGCGTCCGCGGTGAGCGCACCGGGGGTGAGCGTGTCGGCGGAGTCGTAGGCGGCGAACCCGGCGAGGAGGTCCTCGGCGTCGGCGGCGACGAGGTCGGCGCAGATCGCGTCGACGACGGTGGACACCGCCCACGGCAGGCCGTTGAGGCCGATGCACGAGATGCCGTAGCTGACGTGCGCCGCGAGGTTGAACAGGTGCAGGTCGGCCACTGCGGCGGGGGACTCCGGGGTCCGCGGCAGGCAGCGCATCCCGGTGCCGAGATAGGGATGCGCGGCGATGACGCGGTCGGTGGGGTGGTCGCCGAGTTCGTACACGTCGCCCCAGGTGCGGATCTCGCCGGCGATCTCCGACAGCCAGTCGATCCGGGACAGGTCGACGACGAACCCGGTTCCGGCGATGACGAAGTCGAACTCGTAGGTGTCGTCGCCTGCCTGCAGGACGATCGCGTTCCCCGAGCGGGTCGCGCCGGTGAACGAGACACCCAGTGCGAGCGTGTAGTTCTCGTGCACCCGGCACCGGTCGAGCGAGTGGGCGGTGGGCGGGACCGCGCGGGAGAACTCGAGGCGCGCGAAACCGAGCTTGCTCTCGTCGCTCATCGAGTGGTAGGCGCGGAACAGGCCCTTCTTCTCCAGATAGCGGAATGGGTTCTGCGTGGGCAGGCTGTCGCGCCGCCCGAACTGCACGACCGACGCCGACCCGGATTCCAGTGCGACAGCGGCATTGTCGAAGGCGGACGCACCGACACCGATCACGGCGACCCGGGCGCCGCGCAGCGCTTCCCAGTCGATCGTCTCGGAGCTGTGGGCCCAGCCTCCGGGACCGAGATCCGCGAGATAGGGCGGGATCGACGGTCCGCCTGCACCGTCCATGCCGGTGCAAGCGACGACCTTCCGAGTGGCGACGCTGCTGCGTTCCCCCGCGGTGTCGAGCACGACCCGCCAGTGCCCGTCCTCGGGACGAACGGTGACGACGGTGGTCTCGTTCCGGACGGGGATGCCGGTGGTCTCCCGCAGCCACGTCAGGTACGCCATCCAGTCCTCACGCGGGATGAGGTCGATGGTGTCGAAGGCACCGGCGCCGCGGACCGCGTCGAACCAGTACCGGAAACTCGCCGAACGGATTCCGCCCTCGGTGCCGTGCAGGTGCTTGACGGTCCGGAGCGTGCGCATCCGCGCCCAGGTCACCCAGGGCCCTTCGCGGCCGGCCGGCGCGGCGTCGACGACGAGCAGGTTGTCGACACCTTCGCGGCGCAGGCGCAGGGCGGTGGAGATCCCGGCCTGTCCGGCACCGATGACGAGGACGTCGAGGACCCGTTCGCCGTTGGCGTCGGTGCGCGGGACGGTCCACGAACCGGACGGATAGTCGAAGGCCTCGAGTTCGGCACGGACGGCGGCCGTGAGGTCGGCGAGGGTGCCGGCGGGGGCCACCGGCACCGGATAGGTCGTGCTCACCGGCGCGTCAGACGGTGTAGCCGCCGTCGACGCACAGATTGGCGCCGGTGACGTAGCTGGAGTCGGGGGACGCGACATAGGCGACGAGACCGGCGATCTCGGTGGGATCGGCGAAGCGTGCGATCGCATTGAGGTTCATCATCGCGACGGCGGCGGGGCTGTCTGCGGGCGGCGTGAACTGGGTGCGGGTCGGGCCGGGGCTGACCATGTTCACGGTGATGCCGCGGGGCGCGAGGTCGCGGGCCATGCCCTTGGTCATGCCGATCAGCGCGGCCTTGCTGGCGGCGTAGATCGAGGAGGTCTGGCGCGGCACGCGGGTGGCGACGGTGCTGCCGATGGAGATGATGCGTCCGCCCTCGGGCAGGACCTCTGCGGCGTCGCGGGCGAGGCGGTAGGGAGCGGAGACGTTGACCTGCAGCGTCTTCGCGACGTCCTCGTCGGTGACCTGGTCGACGGTCTTGTAGATGCCGATGCCGGCGTTGTTGACCAGGATGTCGAGCGAGCCGAGGGCCTCGACGGCACGGCCGATGAGGGTGCCGATCCGAGCGTCGTCGAGAGCGTCGAATTCGAGCACGACCGCCTTGCCTCCGTTCGCGACGATCTCGTCGCGCACGGCCGTGGCCTTGGCCTCGGACTCGGCGTGGGCGTAGGTCAGGGCGACGGTGGCGCCGTCGGAGGCGAGGCGCTTGGCGATCGCCGCGCCGATGCCCTGGGAGCCTCCGGTGACGAGGGCGTTCTTGCCGGTCAGTGCAGTCATGTTCGGGTACTTCTCCGTTCTCGCCGACGCCCACAACGCGTCGGTCGCTCGACATTAGAACCCGGAACGAACTGTCCAGAACATTCACATTTCGGCTGATTTCAACCATTGCAAAACAACGATACTTGTGATCTTGGACGGGGTTCTCGGGCGAATTGCGGAAAGCCGTGCGGGAGCGCATATCCTGCACCCATGCCCGCTACTGTTGCCGTCGTCGGCGCGAGCGTGCGCGGAACCATCGCCCTCGACCGGATCCGTGCCCGTGCGTCGAAATTTCTGGGAGACAAGAACATCGACGTCGTCGTCG
This region of Rhodococcus sp. Z13 genomic DNA includes:
- a CDS encoding FAD-dependent oxidoreductase, whose protein sequence is MTTTARPRVGIVGLGTIGSMTAWQAAARGFDVTVFESFWPGHNEGAAAGGTRMFRRVYAEGATYGPLVDEAWRMWRELEYATGEDILFRTGGLSIGPANHPVLSGGLADAQDRGLPYEILDAEALAARYPQHRLLPGELALFDPEAGVLRSNVAVAAATAEARRLGATLRLNETVLAVEDTATGARIVSENGSETFDHVVIAGGPWAQNLLPDLPLETRAIFHTWHLVNNRQLLRPERFPITLRRSGPDLSYGLMSALDGSRIKLAPHFDYARGIDDVAELDRHVRHEWQRVSIELVEKLLPGVEPGPVEAGIFPESFSPDGHAAVGPVDPSARIVVLAGFSGHGFKLAPAFGRAAVDVLETGSSALLPSEVDLHRDYRAQVSIRDLVLNSEPA
- a CDS encoding NAD(P)-binding domain-containing protein produces the protein MSTTYPVPVAPAGTLADLTAAVRAELEAFDYPSGSWTVPRTDANGERVLDVLVIGAGQAGISTALRLRREGVDNLLVVDAAPAGREGPWVTWARMRTLRTVKHLHGTEGGIRSASFRYWFDAVRGAGAFDTIDLIPREDWMAYLTWLRETTGIPVRNETTVVTVRPEDGHWRVVLDTAGERSSVATRKVVACTGMDGAGGPSIPPYLADLGPGGWAHSSETIDWEALRGARVAVIGVGASAFDNAAVALESGSASVVQFGRRDSLPTQNPFRYLEKKGLFRAYHSMSDESKLGFARLEFSRAVPPTAHSLDRCRVHENYTLALGVSFTGATRSGNAIVLQAGDDTYEFDFVIAGTGFVVDLSRIDWLSEIAGEIRTWGDVYELGDHPTDRVIAAHPYLGTGMRCLPRTPESPAAVADLHLFNLAAHVSYGISCIGLNGLPWAVSTVVDAICADLVAADAEDLLAGFAAYDSADTLTPGALTADAAAGSDTSRKDIS
- a CDS encoding SDR family NAD(P)-dependent oxidoreductase, with protein sequence MTALTGKNALVTGGSQGIGAAIAKRLASDGATVALTYAHAESEAKATAVRDEIVANGGKAVVLEFDALDDARIGTLIGRAVEALGSLDILVNNAGIGIYKTVDQVTDEDVAKTLQVNVSAPYRLARDAAEVLPEGGRIISIGSTVATRVPRQTSSIYAASKAALIGMTKGMARDLAPRGITVNMVSPGPTRTQFTPPADSPAAVAMMNLNAIARFADPTEIAGLVAYVASPDSSYVTGANLCVDGGYTV